A section of the Thermodesulfobacteriota bacterium genome encodes:
- a CDS encoding magnesium chelatase — protein MTRPYPFSALVGQDLLKKGLLAIAVDPSIGGILLRGEKGTGKTTAVR, from the coding sequence CGTACCCGTTCAGCGCTCTGGTGGGGCAGGATCTGTTGAAGAAGGGGCTCCTTGCGATCGCGGTGGACCCGTCGATCGGCGGGATCCTGCTGCGGGGCGAGAAGGGGACGGGGAAGACGACGGCGGTGCGCT